From a single Alloactinosynnema sp. L-07 genomic region:
- a CDS encoding ABC transporter substrate-binding protein, whose product MFDRSTLPSRRTILKGAFAGAVLLGAPACGPGNATGNASETPRRGGNLRVVVSGASTTDDVLDPHLAGSWGGGAVAKNVFDKLVAYNHDLTLRPRLAESLEPNADGTVWTVRLRKGVRWHDGKPLTADDVLWSVKRILDPANKLPAAADLSMIDLAGSRKVDDTTVELRMTQPMADLGALLAGWYVYVVQNGTNTFDKQHPPVGTGPFRFGDWAPGERTTLLRNDSYWEDGKPYVDSVEIILAASADARLNVFLSGAADIVHELSHVQGKTQQGNPALTIHQSPVGTFQAFNMLIDREPFTDPRVREALRLAVDRKAIVDSVYFGYGEVGNDLYGKGAPNYADSIPQRAYDPEKARALLREAGKENLTVTLHTSDATPGFVESALLFAEQAKKAGITIDVSKSAADSYWTDVWLKQPFTQTSWGSYALEWFYGQAIVSTAPTNETAWKRPEWDRKFATARGTLDAEQRGQRYLELQQELWSDGGYIIHSYAKWLDGVSPRVRGFAGTTVATDDWCGYRNVWM is encoded by the coding sequence ATGTTCGATCGATCGACCCTGCCCTCCCGCCGGACCATCCTCAAAGGAGCGTTCGCGGGCGCGGTCCTCCTCGGCGCTCCCGCGTGCGGGCCGGGCAACGCCACCGGCAACGCGAGCGAGACGCCCCGGCGGGGCGGGAATCTGCGGGTGGTGGTTTCCGGGGCCAGCACCACCGACGACGTACTCGACCCGCACCTGGCAGGATCGTGGGGTGGTGGCGCGGTGGCGAAGAACGTGTTCGACAAGCTGGTGGCCTACAACCACGACCTGACGCTGCGGCCACGACTGGCCGAGTCGCTCGAACCCAACGCCGACGGGACGGTCTGGACGGTCCGACTCCGCAAGGGCGTGCGCTGGCACGACGGCAAGCCGCTGACCGCCGACGACGTGCTGTGGAGCGTCAAGCGGATCCTGGACCCGGCCAACAAGCTGCCCGCCGCCGCGGACCTGTCCATGATCGATCTCGCAGGCTCGCGGAAGGTCGACGACACCACCGTCGAGCTCCGGATGACGCAGCCGATGGCCGATCTCGGCGCGCTGTTGGCGGGCTGGTACGTCTACGTGGTCCAGAACGGGACGAACACGTTCGACAAGCAGCATCCGCCGGTCGGCACCGGGCCGTTCCGGTTCGGCGACTGGGCGCCGGGCGAGCGGACCACGCTGCTGCGCAACGACTCCTATTGGGAGGACGGCAAACCGTATGTCGACAGCGTCGAGATCATCCTCGCCGCGAGCGCCGACGCACGGCTCAACGTGTTCCTGTCCGGCGCGGCCGACATCGTGCACGAGCTGTCCCATGTGCAAGGGAAGACACAGCAGGGGAATCCGGCACTGACGATCCACCAGTCACCGGTGGGCACGTTCCAGGCGTTCAACATGCTCATCGATCGGGAGCCGTTCACCGATCCCCGCGTCCGGGAGGCACTGCGGCTGGCAGTGGACCGAAAGGCCATCGTGGACTCCGTCTACTTCGGATACGGCGAGGTCGGCAACGACCTGTACGGCAAGGGCGCGCCGAACTACGCCGACTCGATCCCGCAGCGCGCCTACGACCCCGAGAAGGCCCGCGCGCTGCTGCGGGAAGCGGGCAAGGAGAACCTGACGGTCACCCTGCACACCTCCGACGCCACGCCCGGCTTCGTCGAGTCGGCGCTGCTGTTCGCCGAGCAGGCGAAGAAGGCCGGGATCACCATCGACGTGTCGAAGTCGGCGGCGGACTCGTACTGGACCGACGTGTGGCTCAAGCAGCCGTTCACCCAGACCAGCTGGGGCAGCTACGCCCTGGAGTGGTTCTACGGCCAGGCGATCGTGTCGACCGCGCCCACCAACGAGACCGCGTGGAAGCGGCCCGAGTGGGACCGGAAGTTCGCCACGGCGCGCGGCACCCTGGACGCCGAGCAGCGCGGGCAGCGCTATCTCGAACTGCAGCAGGAACTGTGGTCCGACGGCGGATACATCATCCACTCCTACGCCAAGTGGCTCGACGGCGTGAGCCCGCGCGTGCGCGGTTTCGCTGGGACCACCGTGGCCACCGACGACTGGTGCGGCTACCGGAACGTATGGATGTGA
- a CDS encoding ABC transporter permease: protein MTTVDGMRRYVALRLLGAVGVVWAASVVIFAAMRLLPGDAVDVILAKGAGSGGGSAADKAALRAQLGLDRPLVDRYVDWMGSVLQGDLGRSLYSGRPVTEIVGARLPNTLVLAAVAVAVVVPLAIGLGAWAGAKAGRVRDRVVSATSVTVGSLPEFVTATLLISLFAYTWPILPAASMVRPGDSPLSTPDILVLPVITLVAVMAPQTIRMVRAQLAEAMASDYVRMARLHGIPERRIVLRHALRNALAPAMPLLAGSITWLIGGIVVVETVFAYPGISQDLVHAIGQRDLPYVQSVTLLFATVTVVGYLLADLAVVALVPKLATR, encoded by the coding sequence GTGACCACTGTGGACGGTATGCGCCGGTACGTCGCGTTGCGGCTGCTCGGTGCCGTCGGCGTGGTGTGGGCGGCCTCGGTGGTGATCTTCGCGGCGATGCGGCTGCTGCCCGGTGACGCGGTCGACGTCATCCTGGCCAAGGGCGCGGGTTCGGGCGGCGGCTCCGCGGCCGACAAGGCAGCCCTGCGCGCCCAACTGGGCCTGGACCGGCCGCTGGTCGACCGATACGTCGACTGGATGGGCAGTGTGCTGCAAGGGGATCTCGGTCGGTCGCTGTACTCCGGTCGGCCGGTGACCGAGATCGTCGGCGCGCGGCTGCCGAATACCCTGGTGCTGGCCGCTGTCGCCGTGGCCGTGGTGGTCCCGCTGGCGATCGGACTCGGCGCTTGGGCGGGCGCGAAGGCTGGGCGGGTACGCGACCGGGTGGTCAGCGCCACGTCGGTGACGGTGGGCTCGCTGCCCGAGTTCGTCACCGCCACGCTGCTGATCTCGCTGTTCGCCTACACGTGGCCGATACTGCCCGCGGCCTCGATGGTCCGCCCCGGCGACAGCCCACTGTCCACACCAGACATCCTGGTGCTGCCGGTGATCACGCTGGTGGCGGTGATGGCCCCGCAGACGATCCGGATGGTGCGGGCGCAGCTGGCCGAGGCGATGGCGTCGGACTACGTCAGGATGGCGCGGCTGCACGGCATCCCGGAACGGCGGATCGTGCTCCGGCACGCGTTGCGCAACGCTCTGGCCCCGGCGATGCCGTTGCTGGCGGGCAGCATCACCTGGTTGATCGGCGGGATCGTGGTCGTGGAGACGGTGTTCGCCTACCCGGGGATCTCGCAGGACCTCGTGCACGCGATCGGCCAGCGCGACCTGCCCTACGTGCAGTCGGTGACGCTGCTGTTCGCCACGGTCACGGTCGTGGGCTACCTGCTGGCCGACCTCGCGGTCGTCGCCCTCGTCCCGAAACTGGCCACGCGATGA
- a CDS encoding ABC transporter permease yields the protein MRRLTAAAAVTLLALALTGPWWAPRSATETVGLPFTPPGGGHPLGTDYLGSDVLSRLLHGGRTVVLLAVAATVLAYLTGVVIGMAAGLTRADPVLMRPVDVLLAIPPFLVLAVLAAASGRGWLVVVLAAALANIPGIARVVRAATLEVGGRGYVEAALARGESKASVAARDVLPNIAAPMLSDVGSRVSGTIAMVAGANFLGLGLQPPAADWALMVAENRMGLALQPWAVLGPALLIALLTITVNLGGDEIAAALRRDRKEIPA from the coding sequence ATGAGGCGGTTGACCGCGGCGGCGGCCGTGACGCTGCTGGCGTTGGCACTGACCGGGCCGTGGTGGGCGCCGCGGTCGGCGACCGAGACGGTGGGCTTGCCGTTCACCCCGCCAGGCGGCGGCCACCCGCTTGGCACCGACTACCTGGGCAGCGATGTGCTCAGCAGACTGCTGCACGGCGGCCGGACCGTGGTCCTGCTGGCGGTCGCGGCCACGGTGCTGGCGTACCTGACCGGGGTGGTGATCGGGATGGCGGCCGGGCTCACCCGCGCGGACCCGGTGCTGATGCGGCCGGTGGACGTGCTGCTGGCGATCCCGCCGTTCCTGGTCCTGGCGGTGCTGGCCGCCGCGTCCGGCCGGGGCTGGCTGGTGGTGGTACTCGCCGCGGCGCTGGCCAACATCCCCGGCATCGCCCGCGTGGTGCGCGCGGCGACGCTGGAGGTCGGTGGGCGTGGGTATGTGGAGGCGGCGCTCGCGCGCGGCGAGTCCAAGGCGAGCGTCGCCGCGCGCGACGTGCTGCCCAACATCGCCGCGCCGATGCTGTCCGACGTCGGATCGCGCGTCAGCGGCACGATCGCCATGGTGGCCGGGGCCAACTTCCTGGGCCTCGGGCTCCAGCCGCCCGCCGCCGACTGGGCGCTGATGGTCGCCGAGAACCGCATGGGCCTGGCGTTGCAGCCGTGGGCCGTGCTCGGCCCGGCCCTGCTGATCGCCCTGCTGACCATCACCGTCAACCTCGGCGGCGACGAGATCGCCGCCGCGCTTCGCCGCGACCGCAAGGAGATTCCGGCATGA
- a CDS encoding ABC transporter ATP-binding protein → MTGTTPAVDVRGLRVVTDSGRPIVDTVSFSVEAGQLLAVIGESGSGKTTTALALLGWANAGTAIDAGEVVIAGESMLDRPDVRSLRSTLVSYVPQDPLRALNPARRVGVQLAEILRVHGMRQDADTAIATALDRARLPADPRLLRRYPHQLSGGQRQRVVIAQALLLDPAVIVLDEPTTGLDAVTQREFLTHLRQLRAQTGAAMVYVTHDVAAAAEVADRVVVMRAGVIVEQGPADEVIGRPREPYTRELIAATPDPRARVAARPETPTVLRVRGLTASHGSVVAAQDVDLDLTAGRCLALVGASGSGKTTIGRCVAGLHRPDAGTLTIDGVTMTHRRTRDQRKRIAIVVQSPGDSLNPRRTVGAELARVLRFFGTGSESRVGALLDSVRLPRELADRYPAQLSGGEQQRAAIARALAADPAVLVCDEITSALDVSVQASVLGLLSELQRDLDLALLFITHDLGVVAAIADRVALLDGGRIHAQGPTGEILRDDTPHPLAERFLTAAPATRHAHNM, encoded by the coding sequence ATGACTGGCACGACTCCCGCCGTGGACGTGCGGGGCCTGCGCGTGGTCACCGACTCGGGCAGGCCGATCGTCGACACCGTCTCGTTTTCCGTCGAGGCGGGACAACTGCTGGCCGTCATCGGCGAGTCCGGCTCCGGCAAGACCACCACCGCGCTGGCGCTGCTCGGGTGGGCCAACGCGGGCACGGCGATCGACGCGGGCGAGGTCGTGATCGCGGGCGAGTCGATGCTCGATAGGCCCGACGTCCGCTCGCTGCGGTCCACTTTGGTCAGCTACGTGCCGCAGGATCCGTTGCGGGCGCTCAACCCGGCCCGCCGCGTCGGCGTGCAGCTCGCGGAGATCCTGCGCGTCCACGGCATGCGGCAGGACGCCGACACCGCGATCGCGACCGCACTGGACCGGGCGCGGCTGCCCGCCGATCCCCGGCTGCTGCGCCGGTATCCCCACCAGCTGTCCGGCGGGCAGCGGCAGCGGGTGGTCATCGCGCAGGCGCTGCTGCTCGACCCGGCGGTGATCGTCCTGGACGAGCCGACCACCGGGCTCGACGCGGTCACCCAGCGGGAGTTCCTGACCCACCTGCGGCAGCTGCGCGCCCAGACCGGGGCGGCGATGGTCTACGTGACCCACGACGTCGCGGCGGCGGCCGAGGTCGCCGATCGGGTCGTTGTCATGCGGGCGGGCGTGATCGTCGAGCAGGGCCCGGCCGACGAGGTCATCGGCCGTCCCCGCGAGCCGTACACCCGCGAGCTGATCGCGGCGACGCCCGACCCGCGCGCCCGGGTCGCGGCCCGGCCGGAGACGCCGACGGTGCTGCGGGTACGGGGGCTGACCGCGTCCCACGGGTCGGTGGTCGCGGCCCAGGACGTCGACCTCGACCTCACCGCCGGGCGGTGCCTGGCCCTGGTGGGGGCATCCGGGTCCGGCAAGACGACCATCGGCCGCTGCGTCGCGGGGCTGCACCGCCCCGACGCGGGCACGCTGACCATCGACGGCGTCACCATGACTCACCGGCGCACCCGCGACCAGCGCAAACGTATCGCCATCGTGGTCCAGTCCCCCGGTGACTCGCTCAATCCGCGCCGGACCGTGGGCGCCGAACTCGCCCGCGTGCTGCGGTTCTTCGGCACGGGCAGCGAATCCAGGGTCGGCGCGTTGCTCGACAGCGTCCGACTGCCGCGAGAGCTGGCCGACCGGTACCCGGCCCAGCTCTCCGGTGGCGAACAGCAGCGCGCGGCGATCGCCCGTGCGCTGGCCGCGGACCCCGCGGTGCTGGTGTGCGACGAGATCACCTCCGCGCTCGACGTCTCGGTGCAGGCGTCCGTCCTGGGTCTGCTGAGCGAGTTGCAGCGCGACCTCGACTTGGCGCTGCTGTTCATCACCCACGACCTCGGCGTCGTCGCCGCGATCGCCGACCGGGTCGCGCTGCTCGACGGCGGGCGGATCCACGCGCAGGGCCCGACGGGCGAGATCCTGCGCGACGACACCCCGCACCCGCTGGCCGAGCGGTTTCTCACGGCCGCCCCAGCAACCCGACACGCCCACAACATGTAG
- a CDS encoding ribonucleoside-diphosphate reductase subunit alpha, which produces MRVRKRSGALEPVDVAKIVRAVRRCAVDLADVDPLRVATRTISGLYDGATTAELDRLSIQTAAELVAEEPEYSKLAAGLLSAYIDKEVRGQGVASFSQSVRLGHSEGLIGDATATFVAAHARKLDDAIDESADRRFEYFGLRTVYDRYLLRHPSTRSVIEVPQYWLLRVACGLSHTPAEAIAFYRLMSSLAYLPSSPTLFNSGTRHTQMSSCYLLDSPKDELSSIYERYAQIAHLSKFAGGIGVQWSRVRSRGALIRGTNGHSNGIVPWLRTLDASVAAVNQGGRRKGAACVYLETWHPDIEEFLELRDNTGEDARRTHNLNLANWIPDEFMRRVEADADWSLFDPDEVPELPDLWGDEFDRAYRAAEEAGRAVRTVKARDLYGRMIRTLAQTGNGWMTFKDTANRTCNQTAEPGNVVHLSNLCTEILEVTSDTETAVCNLGSVNLGAHVDGDDMDWARLRSTVRTAVTFLDRVIDINYYPTEQAARSNPKWRPVGLGVMGLQDVFFTLRLAFDSDRARELSTRIAEEIYLTALETSAELAASAGAHPAYARTRAARGDLQPDLWAVTPTQTERWAAVRERIAEHGLRNSLLIAIAPTATIASIAGCFECVEPQVSNAFKRETLSGEFLQINSYLVRELKARGLWTEEIRSRLKRDDGSAQGLTELPADVRELFRTAWELPQKALIDLAAARGAYVDQSQSLNLFVAAPTIGKLSSMYLYAWKAGLKTTYYLRSRPATRIQQATVPTAEALACSLENPESCEACQ; this is translated from the coding sequence ATGCGGGTGCGCAAGCGCAGTGGCGCACTGGAACCCGTGGATGTGGCCAAGATCGTCCGGGCGGTGCGCCGGTGTGCCGTCGACCTTGCCGACGTCGACCCGCTGCGGGTCGCGACGCGGACGATCAGCGGTCTCTACGACGGCGCGACCACCGCCGAGTTGGACCGGCTGTCCATCCAGACCGCGGCGGAACTGGTCGCCGAGGAACCCGAGTACTCCAAGCTCGCCGCGGGCCTGCTGTCGGCCTACATCGACAAGGAGGTGCGCGGGCAGGGCGTCGCGTCGTTCAGCCAGAGCGTGCGACTGGGTCATTCCGAGGGCCTGATCGGGGACGCGACGGCCACGTTCGTCGCCGCCCACGCGCGCAAGCTCGACGACGCGATCGACGAGTCGGCCGACCGGCGGTTCGAGTACTTCGGGCTGCGCACCGTCTACGACCGCTACCTGCTGCGGCACCCGTCGACGCGCTCGGTGATCGAGGTGCCGCAGTACTGGCTGTTGCGGGTGGCGTGCGGGCTGTCGCACACGCCCGCCGAGGCCATCGCCTTCTACCGGCTGATGTCGTCGCTGGCCTACCTGCCCAGCTCGCCGACGCTGTTCAACTCCGGTACCCGGCACACCCAGATGTCCTCGTGCTACCTGCTCGACTCGCCGAAGGACGAGTTGTCGTCGATCTACGAGCGGTACGCCCAGATCGCGCACCTGTCGAAGTTCGCGGGCGGCATCGGCGTGCAGTGGTCGCGGGTGCGCTCACGGGGCGCGCTGATCCGCGGCACCAACGGGCATTCCAACGGGATCGTGCCGTGGCTGCGCACGCTGGACGCGTCGGTCGCGGCGGTCAACCAGGGCGGGCGGCGCAAGGGCGCGGCCTGCGTCTACCTGGAGACCTGGCACCCCGACATCGAGGAGTTCCTGGAGCTGCGCGACAACACCGGCGAGGACGCCCGGCGCACCCACAACCTCAACCTGGCCAACTGGATCCCGGACGAGTTCATGCGCCGGGTCGAGGCCGACGCCGACTGGTCGCTGTTCGACCCCGACGAGGTGCCGGAGCTGCCCGACCTGTGGGGCGACGAGTTCGACCGCGCCTACCGGGCCGCCGAGGAGGCGGGCCGCGCGGTGCGCACGGTCAAGGCCCGCGACCTGTACGGGCGGATGATCCGCACCCTGGCGCAGACCGGCAACGGGTGGATGACGTTCAAGGACACCGCCAACCGCACCTGCAACCAGACCGCCGAGCCCGGCAACGTGGTGCACCTGTCGAATCTGTGCACGGAGATCCTGGAGGTCACCAGCGACACCGAGACCGCCGTGTGCAACCTCGGGTCGGTCAACCTCGGCGCGCACGTCGATGGCGACGACATGGACTGGGCGCGGCTGCGGTCGACGGTGCGGACCGCGGTGACATTCCTCGACCGCGTGATCGACATCAACTACTACCCGACCGAGCAAGCGGCGCGCAGCAATCCGAAGTGGCGCCCGGTCGGGCTGGGCGTCATGGGCCTGCAGGACGTGTTCTTCACGCTGCGCCTGGCGTTCGACTCTGATCGGGCCCGCGAGCTGTCCACCCGGATCGCCGAGGAGATCTACCTGACGGCGCTTGAGACCTCGGCCGAGCTCGCGGCCTCGGCGGGCGCGCACCCGGCGTACGCGCGGACCCGGGCCGCGCGGGGCGACCTGCAACCAGACCTGTGGGCGGTAACGCCGACCCAAACGGAGCGCTGGGCGGCCGTGCGTGAGCGGATCGCCGAACACGGACTGCGCAACTCGCTGCTGATCGCCATCGCCCCGACCGCGACGATCGCCTCGATCGCGGGCTGCTTCGAGTGCGTCGAGCCGCAGGTGTCCAACGCGTTCAAGCGCGAGACGCTGTCGGGTGAGTTCCTGCAGATCAACTCGTACCTGGTCCGCGAGCTCAAGGCGCGCGGCCTGTGGACCGAGGAGATCCGGTCCCGGCTCAAGCGCGACGACGGCTCGGCGCAAGGGCTCACCGAGCTGCCCGCCGACGTCCGCGAGCTGTTCCGCACGGCGTGGGAGCTGCCGCAGAAGGCGCTGATCGACCTGGCCGCCGCGCGCGGCGCGTACGTCGACCAGAGCCAGTCGCTCAACCTGTTCGTCGCCGCGCCGACCATCGGCAAGCTCTCCTCGATGTACCTGTACGCGTGGAAGGCCGGGCTGAAGACCACCTACTACCTGCGTTCCCGCCCGGCGACGCGGATCCAGCAGGCCACCGTGCCCACCGCCGAGGCCCTCGCCTGCTCACTCGAGAACCCAGAATCCTGTGAGGCCTGCCAGTGA
- a CDS encoding ribonucleotide-diphosphate reductase subunit beta: MTTLDATARRTALLDPGMDLTLRPMRYPQFYERFRDAIKNTWTVEEVDLHSDLADLAKLSAAERHLVNRLVAFFATGDTIVANNLVLNLYQHVNAPEARLYLSRQLFEEAVHVQFYLTLLDTYLPDENERVEAFAAVDNIPSIRDKAEFCFRWIDSIGHLDRLETRADRRAFLLNLICFAACIEGLFFYGAFAYVYFLRSRGLLNGLASGTNWVFRDESMHMAFAFDVVDTVRQQEPDLFDDELHEQVRQMLREAVDAETRFAEDLLGQGVAGMSPADMRSYLEHVADRRLSVLGLAPIYGSANPFGFMELQDVQELSNFFERRVSAYQVAVSGTVAFDEEF; this comes from the coding sequence GTGACCACGCTCGACGCCACCGCCCGCAGGACCGCGCTGCTGGACCCTGGCATGGACCTCACGCTGCGACCGATGCGCTATCCGCAGTTCTATGAGCGGTTCCGGGACGCGATCAAGAACACCTGGACGGTCGAGGAGGTCGACCTCCACTCCGACCTCGCCGACCTGGCGAAGCTGTCGGCCGCCGAACGGCACCTGGTCAACCGGCTCGTGGCGTTCTTCGCCACCGGCGACACCATCGTGGCCAACAACCTCGTGCTCAACCTCTACCAGCACGTCAACGCCCCCGAGGCGCGGCTCTACCTGTCGCGGCAGCTGTTCGAGGAAGCCGTGCACGTCCAGTTCTATCTGACGCTGCTCGACACCTACCTGCCCGACGAGAACGAGCGGGTCGAGGCGTTCGCCGCGGTCGACAACATCCCGTCCATCCGGGACAAAGCGGAGTTCTGCTTCCGCTGGATCGACTCGATCGGGCACCTCGACCGGCTGGAGACCCGCGCCGACCGGCGGGCCTTCCTGCTCAACCTGATCTGCTTCGCCGCGTGCATCGAGGGCCTGTTCTTCTACGGCGCCTTCGCTTACGTGTACTTCCTGCGTTCGCGGGGCCTGCTCAACGGCCTGGCATCGGGCACGAACTGGGTGTTCCGCGACGAATCTATGCACATGGCGTTCGCGTTCGACGTCGTGGACACCGTGCGCCAGCAGGAGCCCGACCTCTTCGACGACGAGTTGCACGAGCAGGTACGACAGATGCTGCGCGAGGCGGTCGACGCGGAGACGAGGTTCGCCGAGGATCTGCTCGGGCAGGGGGTGGCCGGGATGTCGCCCGCGGACATGCGGTCCTATTTGGAGCATGTCGCCGACCGCCGCTTGTCGGTGCTCGGGCTCGCGCCCATCTACGGATCGGCGAATCCGTTCGGGTTCATGGAACTGCAGGACGTGCAAGAGCTGTCGAACTTCTTCGAGCGCCGGGTGTCGGCATACCAGGTCGCGGTGAGCGGCACGGTCGCGTTCGACGAGGAGTTCTAG
- a CDS encoding 3'-5' exonuclease: protein MNIEGLVNVVDVEATCWDTTPPEGQVSEIIEIGLTLVDIDSRTRVGRHRVLVRPELSTVSPFCTELTGLTQAEVDTGVSFAEACEQLVANHRTRERAWFSWGDYDRKQFLRQCDQSGVPYPFHQNHINAKAVFATAHGLRRPVGMDRALKVVGLPLEGRHHRGEDDAWNIAALVLHLADRGAV, encoded by the coding sequence GTGAACATCGAAGGTTTGGTGAACGTCGTCGATGTCGAGGCGACCTGTTGGGACACAACACCCCCCGAAGGCCAGGTCAGCGAGATCATCGAGATCGGCCTCACCCTCGTGGACATCGACTCCCGCACCCGAGTCGGCAGGCACCGCGTTCTCGTGCGGCCCGAGCTCTCGACGGTGAGCCCGTTCTGTACTGAACTCACCGGGCTCACCCAGGCCGAAGTGGACACTGGGGTGAGCTTCGCCGAGGCGTGCGAGCAACTCGTCGCCAACCACAGAACTCGGGAACGAGCGTGGTTCAGCTGGGGCGACTACGATCGCAAGCAGTTCCTTCGCCAGTGCGACCAGTCCGGGGTGCCGTACCCGTTCCACCAGAACCACATCAACGCGAAAGCGGTGTTCGCCACCGCGCACGGGCTGCGGCGTCCGGTCGGCATGGATCGCGCGCTCAAGGTCGTCGGGCTTCCGCTGGAGGGCCGACACCATCGCGGCGAGGACGACGCGTGGAACATCGCCGCGCTGGTGCTTCACCTCGCCGACCGCGGTGCCGTTTAG
- a CDS encoding response regulator transcription factor codes for MTIRIVLVDDHPVVRAGLRALIDGQDDLTVVGEADGLTAAVAIVRAARPDVVLMDLSLGTASAGGAEITARLRDLPEPPEVLVLTTYDTESDILRALDAGARGYLLKDAPPADLFAGIRATARGETVLAPAVAATLVRRAAQPGPTITEREVEVLELLSRGLGNKEMARELFVSEATVKSHLSHIYTKLGVDTRAGAVAAAIDRRIIRAK; via the coding sequence ATGACGATCCGGATCGTGCTCGTCGACGACCATCCCGTCGTCCGGGCGGGCCTGCGCGCGCTCATCGACGGCCAAGACGACCTGACAGTGGTGGGCGAGGCCGACGGCCTGACCGCGGCGGTCGCGATCGTGCGCGCGGCGCGGCCCGATGTGGTGCTGATGGACCTCAGCCTCGGGACGGCCTCGGCCGGGGGCGCCGAGATCACCGCGCGCCTGCGGGACCTGCCCGAGCCGCCGGAAGTGCTGGTGCTGACCACTTACGACACTGAGTCCGACATCCTCCGCGCCCTCGACGCGGGCGCCCGCGGCTACCTGCTCAAGGACGCCCCGCCCGCCGACCTGTTCGCGGGCATCCGAGCCACGGCCCGCGGGGAGACGGTGTTGGCGCCCGCCGTCGCGGCCACCCTGGTCCGCCGAGCCGCCCAGCCGGGCCCGACCATCACCGAGCGCGAGGTCGAGGTCCTCGAACTCCTCTCGCGAGGCTTGGGAAACAAGGAAATGGCGCGCGAACTGTTCGTGTCGGAGGCCACCGTGAAGTCCCACCTCTCCCACATCTACACCAAACTCGGCGTCGACACCCGAGCGGGCGCCGTCGCCGCCGCCATAGACCGCCGCATCATCCGCGCGAAGTGA
- a CDS encoding sensor histidine kinase, with protein sequence MAVQTARGVRGILAPAARLDRWLQVVLVVLVATCAVRYVDRHGVGATGVFVLLGAAVLALTYATRTLLPGRSWWPTAWVAGMVLIWAALTVVAPSFAWSAVPVAFAVLRVLPFGWATATTVLMTLVVAGSWWRIVAAPDPTLVAGPVGIALVTVIAYRTLERESLARQRLLDDLTEAQAELAEEQHRSGALAERTRLSREIHDSVGQGLSSINLLLQAAEQAWDRQPSTAREHVHTAAATARDGLDEVRRVVRDLAPADLAGDSSGTALPAALRAAAQAAPGLDVEVRVHGVPVPLRPEVAAALVRTTRGALANVREHADATRVAVTLTYHDDEVLLDIRDDGRGFPPGQTQSGPLRGRGLRGIRDRAEQLGGRADVESTVGEGTTVSVRFPLEAPR encoded by the coding sequence ATGGCTGTTCAGACCGCCCGCGGCGTCCGCGGGATCCTCGCCCCCGCCGCCCGACTGGACCGCTGGCTGCAGGTGGTGCTGGTCGTGCTGGTGGCGACCTGCGCGGTGCGGTACGTCGACCGGCACGGCGTGGGTGCCACCGGCGTGTTCGTCCTGCTCGGCGCCGCGGTGCTGGCACTCACGTACGCGACCCGCACACTGCTGCCCGGCCGCTCCTGGTGGCCGACCGCCTGGGTGGCGGGGATGGTGCTGATCTGGGCCGCGCTGACCGTGGTCGCGCCGTCGTTCGCCTGGTCCGCGGTGCCCGTCGCGTTCGCGGTGCTGCGGGTGCTCCCGTTCGGGTGGGCGACCGCTACCACCGTCCTGATGACGCTGGTCGTGGCCGGTTCTTGGTGGCGAATCGTGGCGGCGCCGGACCCGACCCTGGTGGCCGGGCCGGTCGGGATCGCGTTGGTGACCGTGATCGCCTACCGCACGCTGGAGCGCGAGTCCCTGGCCAGGCAGCGTCTCCTGGACGACCTCACCGAGGCCCAGGCGGAACTCGCCGAGGAGCAGCACCGCTCCGGCGCGCTCGCCGAGCGCACCCGGCTGTCTCGGGAGATCCACGACTCCGTCGGCCAAGGGCTGTCCAGCATCAACCTGCTGCTCCAGGCCGCCGAACAGGCCTGGGACAGGCAGCCATCGACGGCCCGCGAGCATGTCCACACCGCGGCCGCGACCGCGCGGGACGGCCTCGACGAGGTCCGCCGCGTCGTGCGGGACCTGGCCCCGGCCGACCTGGCGGGCGACAGTTCCGGGACGGCGCTGCCCGCCGCCTTGCGTGCCGCCGCCCAGGCCGCTCCGGGCCTCGACGTCGAGGTGCGCGTCCACGGTGTGCCGGTGCCCCTGCGACCCGAGGTCGCCGCCGCGCTGGTGCGCACCACCCGCGGCGCGCTCGCCAATGTCCGCGAACACGCCGACGCGACCCGCGTGGCGGTCACCCTGACTTACCACGACGACGAGGTCCTCCTCGACATCCGCGACGACGGTCGCGGCTTCCCACCTGGGCAAACGCAGTCGGGACCACTGCGCGGCCGCGGCCTGCGCGGCATCCGCGACCGGGCCGAACAACTCGGCGGGCGTGCCGACGTGGAGAGCACGGTGGGCGAAGGGACCACGGTGTCGGTGCGGTTCCCCCTGGAGGCACCCCGATGA